The Spirochaetota bacterium genome window below encodes:
- a CDS encoding UDP-glucose/GDP-mannose dehydrogenase family protein: MDIAVIGTGYVGLVTGACFADTGNNVFCVDIDKKKIDILNSGGVPIYEPGLEDLMKRSIEEKRLSFTTDLADAVRRSSIIFLAVGTPMKDNGEANLSFVHTAARDIGRAIDGYKVIVDKSTVPVGTADDVRGIIAKETKHPFDVVSNPEFLKEGSAINDFMFPDRVVIGSSSAKATELMKELYEPFVRTFHPIIVMDIKSAEMTKYAANCFLAAKISFVNEISNLCERTGADIAAVREGIGADRRIGYEFLFPGVGYGGSCFPKDVLALIHTGTKYGIDMHLMKAVDEVNDHQKGILIGTILDHFKAADKPGALSGRTFALLGLSFKPKTDDMREAPSVVIIERLISLGASVRAYDPEAMDEARKQLGERISYAKDMYDAAHGTDGLILVTEWNEFRRPSWLRLRNELKGHVIFDGRNIYDPKRVKQEGFSYYGMGRR; encoded by the coding sequence ATGGATATCGCTGTCATCGGTACCGGTTATGTCGGCCTCGTGACCGGTGCATGTTTTGCTGATACGGGGAATAATGTATTTTGCGTCGACATCGATAAAAAAAAGATAGATATACTCAACAGCGGCGGAGTGCCGATCTATGAGCCGGGACTTGAAGACCTTATGAAGCGGAGCATAGAGGAAAAGCGGCTGTCCTTCACCACCGACCTCGCGGACGCGGTGCGGCGCTCATCGATAATCTTTCTCGCCGTAGGCACGCCTATGAAGGATAATGGCGAGGCGAACCTTTCGTTCGTGCATACGGCGGCACGGGATATCGGACGAGCCATTGACGGTTATAAGGTCATCGTCGATAAGTCCACAGTGCCCGTCGGTACTGCGGATGATGTCCGGGGCATCATCGCGAAGGAGACAAAGCATCCGTTCGATGTGGTCTCAAACCCTGAATTCCTCAAGGAAGGGAGCGCGATAAACGATTTCATGTTCCCCGATCGCGTCGTTATCGGGAGCAGTTCCGCAAAGGCCACTGAGCTCATGAAAGAGCTTTATGAACCGTTCGTCCGCACGTTCCACCCCATCATTGTCATGGATATAAAAAGCGCGGAAATGACCAAGTATGCCGCGAATTGCTTCCTCGCGGCGAAGATATCGTTCGTCAATGAGATATCGAATCTCTGTGAGCGAACCGGCGCGGATATCGCCGCAGTGCGGGAAGGGATAGGTGCCGACCGGCGCATCGGCTATGAATTCCTTTTTCCCGGTGTCGGTTACGGGGGTTCCTGTTTCCCGAAGGATGTCCTCGCTCTTATCCATACAGGAACAAAATACGGCATCGATATGCATCTCATGAAAGCCGTCGATGAGGTCAATGATCACCAAAAGGGCATTCTCATAGGAACGATACTTGACCATTTTAAAGCGGCGGACAAGCCGGGTGCGCTTTCCGGGAGAACATTCGCCCTGCTGGGACTGAGCTTCAAGCCGAAGACCGATGATATGCGTGAGGCCCCATCCGTTGTCATTATCGAACGGCTCATCTCGCTCGGCGCATCGGTGCGAGCCTATGACCCGGAAGCGATGGATGAAGCGCGCAAACAGCTCGGGGAGAGAATTTCCTACGCAAAGGACATGTATGATGCTGCGCACGGTACGGATGGTCTGATACTTGTCACGGAATGGAATGAATTCCGGCGGCCATCATGGCTGCGTCTCAGGAACGAGCTCAAGGGGCATGTCATATTCGATGGACGCAATATCTACGACCCCAAACGGGTAAAACAGGAAGGATTTTCCTATTACGGCATGGGACGACGATAA